From the Salvelinus alpinus chromosome 12, SLU_Salpinus.1, whole genome shotgun sequence genome, the window CGATCTGACCTGATTTTGGATTGCATCTCACCACTGGGGCAGAGGAGAGTGTGGCAGGGGGTAAATATCCACTAGCATGTAGCTGCAGAGAGTTCAAAATGGCCTGATGCACATTGGGTATCATCTTCAATGGTTTATTGGGCTGCACTGCTATGAAAGGTCAGACATAAACGCATGCATGTGTGCATAAACAGCTCATCCACTGTGTCACAACACTATAGGCAACCTTGGAAGAAATGTGCATATGAAGTATTTTAGAGCTCTTGCTTTGTTTTTATGTTTGCATTTACCAGATTGAAACCCACTGCGTTCCTCTTGTGGGGGGATCTTGGGCAGGACAAAGGGGCGGTCGGCATGGTTGTCCTCCAGTGCATGCACTGATGCACCTTCCTTTTTGTCTCGCTCAGTTTCATTCAAGAGCTCAGACAGGTGGCGCCGGCGGCGAAAATTGATGCAGAACTGATACAGTAATCTACTGTCAAAGAAGTCGTACTTCTTTGACACTAATGGGAattgggaagaggagagaggaaaagtaTCATACTAATTTTCTGATAGAAGTAATTTGAGTAGGCGATCAACTGTGAGAGGCTATGGAAACAGTATTACCTCCAATGTTATCAGCCAAAGGTTAAAAGGTAACATAACTCACCATGCTGAATGATGCCATGCTCTAGCAAAGCACGGCAGAACTCCAAACCCTGGcgcctactctctgtctctccattctGTAACAACCAGTCCATCAACTGGCAGCCAGGGATGGAGCGCTGGTATGCAACACCCTGCTCCTCCCTTAGTTGCAGAATGGAGTCTCTGCCAGTTATTAGACtacaaaacacagacacacaaatcaGGTCACATCCATTTTGCACTCCAGAGACAGAATGAAtggaacaattacacacaaactTGTGTATACAGTTGGTAAAGTTTCAAGTTTCAGTCCATAATCACTATAACTAGCACATACTGAGAACATAATACAGATGATGTGGTTACCCTAAGATAGGTTTGACCTCAGCAAGGACACTTGTTCCTACCAGATAGAGACCCCCAGGGTGAACAAAGTAGTTCTTACTGCTCATACAATCGTTGTCCTCGGATGAAGACCTTCACCTCGGTGTTAAATGGAAATGTGCCATCATCCTTACGGAAACGGTACAGCAATTTTGCATTCTTGAATATAGGGTGCTTGTCACAAACTAAAGAGATCAGAGTGGAAGAGAGACAAAGGAAACGTCCTGAGAGTGTCTTCACATTGCCCTACTTTATGGTTCAGCATTTTGGATCTCCCATATCAATTATCAATGTTAGTATCTTGGCAAAGCTCTTATGCTCTTGTGAGAAACTGCATTATAGGAGTTGGATATGCACTTTGTCCTGTGTCAGGGCTATAAGCTCTTGGAAAAGCTACTATGCATTTTATATCCCCTGAGGAATGTTATTGTGGTGCCCTACCATGGTGCACAATGTCATGGTCCATCAGGTGTTGCATGAGGCAGACTGCTGTGGCCCGATCGGGAGCTTCCTTGTTGCTGATCAACCAGTCTGTAAGCTCTTGGGCTACAAAGCAGTTGGGGTAAGTGCGCAGATGGTACCGTCGATCCTTGATCAGTTTGCCATCATGCAGCCTCAACCTTGTAGTGAGGTAAAATGTTGAATAAAGCAGCTATAACTACTATAAGTAGACAAGGGCACCTTAAGAAATATATTCAAACATGAATTGAATCAGTTTCAGTTGACATTTCTTATATGATATATTGTATCTCTTATAATTAAATGTTTACATTAAATTGGAAGGTCAGCTGAAGGAAATATGCAAACTACTATATCTGGAAGGAGCTTGTCGGATTTCCACACAGTACGTTTCAACAGGTAGCATAACCATAAAGAAAGccaatctctctcttctctctctctctctctctctctctctctctctctctctctctctctctctctcactttctctctcataCCTCAGTTGTTCTCCAGCAATCATAACTTTAGCCTTGTGCAGTCTGGCCATTGATTTTCTGTGTATGCTGCTTCCCATTTTCTCCATGTTCCTTTACTGTCACTGGTCTGAAAAACAACTACTCATTTCATTAGAAGCCTGTATGTTTACCAAATAACCAGTGCCCAGCAGCACCCTCTGACCATGTTGGATAGATGttatgtataaacacacacacacaaacagagggagagaaggctaCAAGAAAGTACAATATGTGATGTGCTGAGAAAATCACAAGCCACCATTATCATACTTACCTGGTATAGGCTAATGTGCATGCTCTTTACATTCTTTTGGCAAGGTCATTATAAAAAAGCCAACATTCACATTTTGTTTTAATTTAAAAAGAACGGGGTAGCTATCAGACAACTAGTTTTCATTCAAGGTTCAGTATACACTGAGGGGCAAGAATGAAGTTTTACCTCATATCACCTCAAGGGGTCAGCATAGATCCATAAATATAACATTTGGCTGCCCACTCTCAGGAGAAACCCCATAGAAATACAGTTATTTAGAATTAGCCTATTTCTAGCTCTATGATCAACCCTTTGTGGTTTTCATATAATGTAAGGAGAAATCAAATAGAACACATGCAAGTGGAatataaacatttattttcaatgaGCTACTCATGGATTAGAGATAGGATAGGCTATTTGTTTATTATGGGTGGTGGTGGATTATTCAAAAAAGCACAACAGCTCTATTAGAATTCTTAATTGTCTTTTTGCAGAATGAACTTCCCCTTAAATATAAGCACCGTAGTCCAAATATAACCGTGACTTTAAAACCGTGATGCTTTTATGTTATTTATATGGAAAGTCATATGATCATTTAGGGCGACTAAATGTTTATTTACTAGCCCTATTGACTACAATATATATATCCCTGGACATATAGCCTACAGAATTAACATAGCCTATTTAGTCCTCAGATGTTTTGCATTCCAGCATCAGTTCCTAAACGGTCTTTCAAAATAAACACTTTTAATACATCAATTGGCGAGGGAAAGTGTGAAAGAAAGAAAAACGAATGCACAAATTAAATAAAGAAGTAGGCCACAGTAGCCTAGAAAACGTGTACAATATGTCTGTCTGCagatctatgtaaaaaaaaaaatgtgggcTACATTCTACATTCAACCTCTGCTGGATTGTCAAAACACATACATCAGCTATTATGCAAATTGCCCTTCTCGCCGTCTTTTTATTGGAGAGGAGCATGGAGGTGTAGTCTATATCGTGTGACATCATGCAACGGTTCTTTATGAAGAAAGTGCGCTCGCAAGCATAAACCAGTAGCGCTACACACATGCAGAGAGCTCTTGGCCCCGCCGTGGACTCTGAGCACTTTTCTTCTGTCCGATTAAtaggctactgtatgtgtttctAAACTTTTGAGTGAAGAGGACGGGTTTCTTTCCATTTTTGCGCACGCGTATTTTCACTGTAGATTTCATTTGACGGACTTATGATTGTATAAAACGTCTTCCAATAGTGAAATTGTTGCAAAAGACTGCATGAAAGAATTGAGTTTTGTGACCCTTGGATGTGGCCAAGATAAATAGATCCAGAAAATAATGACCGCCGAATCACATACAAACCTGGGTCTGCCGAAAACCCCTTTGGGTTATGTCAGTGCGTTCGACTTGATGAAGTTCGATGTGAAGAAGGAGACAATGCAGGGGATCGACCGCTCATTCTTTGGGCCGTGCAGCGATCTCCAGAGACCGGACTCAGTCTCCTCCACCCCGGTCAGCACCCCTTGCAGTTCGGTGCCCTCGTCACCGAGTTATAATCCGGGTGAGCAGAGGAACCCTGATGATGATCTTTACTGGACGCCCAGCAGTGGAGGTTATTCTCAGCAAATGTATCCCAACACTTTTGGCCTGACACCTGAGGACGCAGTGGAGGCCCTCATCGGTACCACAGTCCACGGGCACCAACCCTCTCCACACGGTCACCAACAGGCTCTCCAATCGGATTTCGAAGGGTACGGGGCGGCACATAACCTCAACGGTCATGCTCAGCAGTACCCTGGACTTAACCGTCAACCCGACGCCCTCTCGGGTCCCCCTGATATGCAAGATATGCACTGCCAAAATCAATATAACCCCAACAAGCACGACCTCGACTACTCGGCTCCGCACTCACCCGACTCGCAGCTAAGTGCGCACCACCTCCATCAGCAGAATCGCCACGACAGACGACTCAACGTGGAGAGCGGCTTCTCCGACGACCAGCTGGTGTCTATGTCAGTGAGGGAGCTCAATCGGCACATGAGGGGTCTGACCAAGGACGACGTGATGCGTCTGAAGCAGAAGCGCCGAACCCTGAAAAACCGCGGTTATGCACAATCCTGCCGCTACAAACGTGTTCAGCTGAAGCACGTTCTGGAGCATGAGAAGACCAGCCTTGTCACACAGGTGGAGCAGTTAAAGAACGAGCTCAACCGGCTGGCACGCGAGAGGGACGCATATAAACTCAAATGCGAGAAATTGACTGGTTCTAATGGTTACCATGAAACTGGGTCAACCAGTGACAATCCTTCCTCGCCCGAGTATTTTATGTGAGTTTATTCTTTGTAACAGCCACAAAATCTATTTTaccgattttttttttattgatatgCTTATTTGTTTTAACAATATTAATGATTTCATACAAGTTCTTGATGCAAACCTATCATCTAATTCAGCTTTTAAAATTATTACGATAATAAGTCAGATTTGTAATATTAATCTATAATCAATCATGCATGCTGGACATGTATGGAACTGTCTATTTAGTAGGCCTAAACTTGGCTGTTGTAGGCTACTTTGCCACACACACATCTTCACGAACATACTTGAAATAGTTCCTCTTACTTTTGCTAAATTGAATAACCAGTCTGATTTATGAAAGTACATTACATACGAGAATTACAATATAAATTTTTGGCTTCATGTAGGCCACTAGGCCGACTCTCAATTTTGTCTTACATTGATTCATCCATCAAAACACTTGGAAATGGTTTTACTTATTTGTGTTCAGATCTTCACTCAAGTGCTTTTCTGTGATAATTCTATTCTAACAAATATAATGCATACATGGTTGATGATGATGTATGTCCTTGTGCTGGACATCCTTTGACTCACATTGCATTTTGAGGACCTGGTTCTGCTGGTCAGATGTGGCTTAAAATTGTGTTGTTTTTCTTTCACAGACATGTTTGTTAATTGTTCAAGAAAAAGAGCTAGATTGCATTTTTTTTATTATGATGCGTTATTGCCTGCAAATGACCATAATTTTTTTGTTACCTATCCAGCTGTGTTGAAATCATTTGTCATCTGCTTTAGATCAATAAAACCATTAATACTTCTTTGTGTTAGTCTGTTGAGTAATTGTTGGATCCACTTATAAACATTTTCCTGGCTCACTTATGTATTCTTTCATTGATTCCATGACTAGATCATGGAAGCTAGTGGCTTTAGATTTTGTAATATTTCCTTTCtccagaatatatattttttttatagagACAAAGGTTTGCTTTATGTGGCCATATTGTTTTAACACTTAGCAGTATGATTATTATTTTACTCATGTCTGTATAAAGGAGAAGTGTAGTGCGACAGGCAGACAAAATGTAAAGGAACGCAAGTCATCTTGCTCACTTTTAATTAGGCTTATTGATGTGGAAAGAACGACAGTCATTACAACAAGAAGGAGCTCCATAAAACACCAAATTCAAAGCTGTGACAAATGTGTTTTTATAAAAAAGGTTattgagtgattgattgattaaaaCAAATGTCTCTCCATTTACACTCCTTTCTTTCACCATACCATAACGTCTAGGATTCATTCCATCTGAGAAAACAAGTGTGAACTTTGCACTTGGAGCATACGCATTGTACATCAGGCTCCAAGAAAGCTGTGGAAGCCTTTTTAAAAGTTTGGTCTGTGCATATACTAAATCACGCAAACAGCTCATGATGCCTAATACAGCATTTATGATAACTAAGACATATTCCTTCAACATTTTACTCATTCACCTGTGTGCAATAAAGAGCAGTGAAAGTCCCCAATGTACATTATAACATTCCAGGTTATTGGGACTGTGATTTAACAGGATCAAGTTTATTGGCTATATAATGAAAATATAAAATTGTATTTATGTTTTACACACAGTCAACTGACTTGAtagaaaaaaaattatacaaaactTAGGCCTAATAATAAACACTTTTGCATACAAATGCACTAATTTGGCTTGTGACAAATGAAAGTGGAGTGTCTCTTTTTTCTGTATGCTGACATTTGACCATTGATGGTTGCTTCCTGAGGGACCACTGGATGTGAAGACACTGAAGACTCACTGGCTGGGGCTGTGTGGTGGAGATAATGCCCATTTCAGACAGAATATGTGGTATATTACCTGTAACGTGTATATGACCCACTTTCAAACAGCCTCTTATTTACCACTTTCTTGCAGGTATACATAGCCCTTTTATACATATCAGTGGGTAACTGGCAAAATTGGAGGGGTGGGGGAGTAGTTAAACCATGGTGGCTGTTTGCAGTTCAAAGTAGGGAGGTGTTAAACAATGGAAGTGTTAATGAAATTACAGTggtttcggaaagtattcagaccccttgactttttccacattttttttacattacagccttatttaaatGATCAGCActttatacacaataccccataatgacaaagcgaaaacaggtttttagaattttttgcaaatgtataaaatattaaaaacagaaaacatattcacataaatattcagaccctttgctaggagactggaaattgagctcaggtgcatcctgtttgcattgatcatctttgatatgtttctacaacttgattggagtccacctgtggtaaattcaattgattggacatgatttggaaagacacacacctgtctatataaggtcccacagttgacagttcatgtcagagcaaaaaccaagccatgaggttttcgaaagaattgtccgtagagcgttGAGaccggattgtgtcgaagcacagatcaggggaagggtaccaaaagaattctgcagcatttttatttctttattatttctttatttcacctgtatttaaccaggtaggccagttcagaacaagttctcatttacaactgcgaccctggccaagataaagcaaagcagtgcgacaaaaaacaacacagagttaacacataggataaacaaaagtacagtcaata encodes:
- the LOC139535586 gene encoding DEP domain-containing mTOR-interacting protein-like isoform X2, coding for MEKMGSSIHRKSMARLHKAKVMIAGEQLRLRLHDGKLIKDRRYHLRTYPNCFVAQELTDWLISNKEAPDRATAVCLMQHLMDHDIVHHVCDKHPIFKNAKLLYRFRKDDGTFPFNTEVKVFIRGQRLYEHLITGRDSILQLREEQGVAYQRSIPGCQLMDWLLQNGETESRRQGLEFCRALLEHGIIQHVSKKYDFFDSRLLYQFCINFRRRRHLSELLNETERDKKEGASVHALEDNHADRPFVLPKIPPQEERSGFQSVQPNKPLKMIPNVHQAILNSLQLHASGYLPPATLSSAPVVRCNPKSVLKRNVTCEELLSPGAPFIKRVLTVMGDAVGWGFVIRGVAPVYVQAVDPGSPAAAAGVKVRQFVCQVNGRSVLHLDYLQVTRLVMTGPRTVVLEVMEPLGS
- the LOC139535586 gene encoding DEP domain-containing mTOR-interacting protein-like isoform X3, whose protein sequence is MEKMGSSIHRKSMARLHKAKVMIAGEQLRLRLHDGKLIKDRRYHLRTYPNCFVAQELTDWLISNKEAPDRATAVCLMQHLMDHDIVHHVCDKHPIFKNAKLLYRFRKDDGTFPFNTEVKVFIRGQRLYEHLITGRDSILQLREEQGVAYQRSIPGCQLMDWLLQNGETESRRQGLEFCRALLEHGIIQHVSKKYDFFDSRLLYQFCINFRRRRHLSELLNETERDKKEGASVHALEDNHADRPFVLPKIPPQEERSGFQSVLKRNVTCEELLSPGAPFIKRVLTVMGDAVGWGFVIRGVAPVYVQAVDPGSPAAAAGVKVRQFVCQVNGRSVLHLDYLQVTRLVMTGPRTVVLEVMEPLGS
- the LOC139535587 gene encoding transcription factor MafB-like, whose product is MTAESHTNLGLPKTPLGYVSAFDLMKFDVKKETMQGIDRSFFGPCSDLQRPDSVSSTPVSTPCSSVPSSPSYNPGEQRNPDDDLYWTPSSGGYSQQMYPNTFGLTPEDAVEALIGTTVHGHQPSPHGHQQALQSDFEGYGAAHNLNGHAQQYPGLNRQPDALSGPPDMQDMHCQNQYNPNKHDLDYSAPHSPDSQLSAHHLHQQNRHDRRLNVESGFSDDQLVSMSVRELNRHMRGLTKDDVMRLKQKRRTLKNRGYAQSCRYKRVQLKHVLEHEKTSLVTQVEQLKNELNRLARERDAYKLKCEKLTGSNGYHETGSTSDNPSSPEYFM
- the LOC139535586 gene encoding DEP domain-containing mTOR-interacting protein-like isoform X1, translated to MEKMGSSIHRKSMARLHKAKVMIAGEQLRLRLHDGKLIKDRRYHLRTYPNCFVAQELTDWLISNKEAPDRATAVCLMQHLMDHDIVHHVCDKHPIFKNAKLLYRFRKDDGTFPFNTEVKVFIRGQRLYEHLITGRDSILQLREEQGVAYQRSIPGCQLMDWLLQNGETESRRQGLEFCRALLEHGIIQHVSKKYDFFDSRLLYQFCINFRRRRHLSELLNETERDKKEGASVHALEDNHADRPFVLPKIPPQEERSGFQSAVQPNKPLKMIPNVHQAILNSLQLHASGYLPPATLSSAPVVRCNPKSVLKRNVTCEELLSPGAPFIKRVLTVMGDAVGWGFVIRGVAPVYVQAVDPGSPAAAAGVKVRQFVCQVNGRSVLHLDYLQVTRLVMTGPRTVVLEVMEPLGS